From Apium graveolens cultivar Ventura chromosome 9, ASM990537v1, whole genome shotgun sequence, the proteins below share one genomic window:
- the LOC141687381 gene encoding delta(12)-fatty-acid desaturase FAD2-like produces the protein MAQKLDSAEKKESRVPSTKPAFTISDLKKAIPPHCFERSAIRSFSYLLFDITIFLSFYYIFTTIMEQAVLPSKPYFYATWIVYSIAQGCVFSRFWTLGHECGHNAFSEYKWLDDIVGFTVHSLILFPYFPFKYSHHRHHTKAGSLELDELDVPLLKAEVPFLYKYLTSYSVPRFVVITLVFLLGVPLYLLVNFRGRSYGRFASHFDPFSPMFLPNQRAQIILSDVALLAVVYGLYKLALVKGLAWVGFVFGGPYLVHMGMLFVVALLHHTHPLVPYYDSTEWDWLRGSLSTIDRNYGILDKVYYQATNTHVAHHLFTTIPHYHALEATKAIKPILGEYYRYDGTIFYKALWNAIKDCVYVEQDAGGKNKGMYWYNNKL, from the coding sequence ATGGCTCAAAAGTTGGATTCTGCAGAGAAGAAAGAATCAAGAGTTCCCAGCACAAAACCTGCATTCACAATAAGTGATCTTAAAAAAGCTATTCCACCTCATTGCTTTGAGCGCTCTGCAATTCGTTCATTTTCATACCTTCTCTTTGATATCACCATTTTCTTGTCTTTCTACTACATTTTCACAACTATCATGGAACAGGCAGTACTGCCATCTAAACCGTATTTTTACGCAACTTGGATCGTTTATTCGATAGCTCAAGGCTGCGTTTTTTCGCGGTTTTGGACCTTAGGCCATGAATGTGGTCACAATGCTTTTAGTGAGTACAAATGGCTTGATGATATTGTTGGATTTACTGTCCATTCCTTGATCCTGTTTCCTTACTTTCCGTTTAAGTACTCTCACCATCGACATCACACGAAAGCTGGTTCACTTGAATTAGATGAACTCGACGTGCCTCTGCTCAAGGCTGAAGTTCCATTTCTTTACAAGTACTTGACCTCATATTCTGTACCAAGATTTGTGGTTATTACTTTGGTTTTTCTTCTTGGTGTGCCTCTTTACTTGCTTGTGAACTTTCGTGGTCGATCTTATGGTCGATTTGCCTCCCATTTTGATCCGTTTAGTCCAATGTTTTTACCTAACCAACGTGCTCAAATCATACTTTCTGATGTTGCATTACTTGCTGTGGTCTATGGACTATACAAACTTGCTTTAGTAAAAGGCCTTGCATGGGTTGGTTTTGTTTTCGGAGGACCATACCTTGTTCATATGGGCATGCTTTTCGTAGTGGCTTTACTTCACCACACTCACCCTTTAGTACCTTACTATGATTCAACAGAATGGGATTGGTTAAGAGGATCATTGTCTACCATTGACAGAAACTATGGAATTCTCGACAAGGTTTATTACCAAGCAACTAATACTCATGTAGCACATCATCTCTTCACAACAATCCCACATTACCATGCACTAGAAGCCACTAAAGCAATCAAGCCTATACTCGGGGAATACTATCGATATGATGGCACCATATTCTATAAAGCACTGTGGAATGCTATTAAAGATTGTGTCTATGTTGAGCAAGATGCAGGTGGGAAGAACAAAGGAATGTATTGGTACAACAACAAGCTGTAG
- the LOC141684530 gene encoding uncharacterized protein LOC141684530 codes for MTKKTKLPFHSKKFPLIFFSLFLTLLSLKVNSQFSVADRKTLLNLRHKLNNPSALKHWNHTSSPCDWPEIDCKVTGEVIGVDLSSKNLNVPIPPSICDLKHLENLYINDNYIPGDFPKALYNCSNLLELDLSQNCFIGLVPHDIDKMKNLKWLNLGANNFTGNIPPAIGMLPELEGLLLYQNLFDGTFPVEIGNLSKLQFLELAYNGFVKSTFPPEFGRLKNLVFLWMSDTNLVGKLPENVSGLSSLERLDLSSNELEGSIPKELFLLKNLKKLFLFKNKLSGSIPLVIESVNLTELDLSMNNLSGSIPEEFSKLKNLELLNLFSNHLTGSIPSGIAQITTLTDLSIFRNNLSGEFPAELGLHSKLEAFEVSHNQFTGKLPENLCSQKSLTGVVAFLNNLTGEIPKSLGDCPSLMTVQLYGNKFTGEVPLGLWTGLNITNLMLSDNLFSGPLPSKLAWNLSRLEISNNKFSGQIPVGVSSWVNLVVFKASNNLFSGYLPVELTSLSQLTTLNLDGNLLSGELPVEIKSWRSLNTLNLARNNLSGSIPSVIGSVPDLLDLDLSANKLSGAIPVHLGQLKLTSLNLSFNQLTGKVPAEFDNMAYDKSFLNNSGLCANTPELSLGNCYTKTPHNKVSNNTFAIVLVLALIVLLATIASSLLLARDHQRKKQKQDIATWKLTSFHRLDFTEANILSSLTDHNMIGSGGSGKVYQIPVGSTGEYVAVKRIWSNHKLDHSLEKEFFAEVGILGSIRHSNIVKLLCCISSENSKLLVYEYMENQSLDKWLHGDKKIASQMTKSIHFALDWPRRLQIAIGAAQGLCYMHHDCSPPIIHRDVKSSNILLDSDFQARIADFGLAKILVKGSEANTMSSIAGSFGYIAPEYAYTTKVNEKIDVFSFGVVLLEIVTGKKPNHGSENHMNLAEWAWKHYGEGKCIADILEKDIKKDCYLEEMKTVFKLGLMCTSIMPSDRPSMKEVLQILQLSSPPESSDGKKGGEFDVAPLLRNSPAATYLSSYRKSKNLSVDHDSSFVHIIQ; via the exons ATGACTAAAAAGACAAAACTACCCTTTCATTCAAAAAAATTCCCTCTCATTTTCTTTTCACTCTTCCTCACCCTCTTGTCCTTGAAAGTAAATTCACAGTTCTCGGTCGCCGACCGGAAAACCCTACTCAATCTCCGGCATAAATTAAACAACCCCTCGGCTCTCAAACACTGGAATCACACTTCCTCGCCTTGCGATTGGCCGGAAATTGACTGCAAAGTCACCGGAGAAGTCATCGGAGTTGATTTAAGTTCGAAAAATTTGAATGTACCTATCCCACCATCAATTTGTGACCTTAAACACCTTGAAAATCTTTATATTAATGACAATTACATTCCCGGAGACTTCCCGAAAGCTCTTTACAACTGCTCGAATCTGCTCGAGCTCGATCTTTCTCAGAATTGTTTTATCGGATTAGTACCACACGATATCGATAAAATGAAAAATCTCAAATGGCTCAATCTTGGCGCCAATAATTTCACCGGAAATATTCCTCCGGCGATCGGAATGTTGCCGGAACTTGAAGGGCTACTTTTGTACCAGAATTTGTTTGATGGTACATTTCCAGTGGAAATCGGAAACTTGAGTAAGCTTCAATTCTTGGAATTGGCTTATAATGGCTTTGTAAAATCGACATTTCCACCGGAGTTTGGAAGATTGAAGAATTTAGTCTTTTTATGGATGTCTGATACGAATTTAGTCGGAAAGTTGCCTGAAAATGTATCGGGGCTATCGAGTTTAGAAAGGCTTGATTTGAGCTCAAATGAGCTAGAAGGTTCTATTCCAAAAGAATTGTTTTTGTTAAAGAATTTGAAGAAATTGTTCTTGTTCAAGAACAAGTTATCAGGCTCAATTCCTTTAGTTATCGAGTCTGTCAATTTGACTGAACTCGATCTCTCGATGAACAATTTGTCTGGTTCAATTCCAGAAGAGTTCTCCAAATTGAAGAATTTGGAGTTGCTTAATTTGTTTTCAAATCATTTGACAGGCTCAATTCCATCAGGGATAGCTCAGATTACAACTCTGACAGACTTGAGCATTTTTCGGAACAATCTTAGTGGAGAATTTCCAGCTGAATTAGGCCTACATTCCAAGCTTGAAGCATTTGAAGTTTCTCACAATCAGTTCACAGGAAAGCTGCCGGAGAATCTGTGCTCTCAAAAGAGTTTGACTGGTGTGGTTGCCTTTTTAAATAATCTAACAGGGGAGATCCCGAAATCGCTTGGGGATTGTCCAAGTTTAATGACTGTGCAACTGTATGGTAATAAGTTTACTGGTGAAGTCCCATTAGGCCTCTGGACAGGTTTGAATATTACTAATCTGATGTTAAGTGATAACTTGTTTTCGGGTCCTCTTCCTAGTAAGTTAGCCTGGAATTTATCGCGGTTGGAGATCAGTAACAACAAATTTTCAGGTCAAATTCCTGTTGGGGTTTCTTCTTGGGTAAACTTAGTTGTGTTTAAGGCTAGTAATAATCTGTTTTCAGGTTATCTTCCTGTAGAACTCACTAGCCTTTCTCAGCTGACAACCCTAAATCTTGATGGGAATTTATTATCCGGTGAGCTCCCTGTGGAGATCAAGTCATGGAGATCGCTTAATACGTTAAATCTAGCAAGAAACAACCTCTCGGGATCAATTCCTTCTGTCATAGGGTCAGTGCCAGATCTTCTTGATCTTGATTTATCTGCCAACAAGCTTTCGGGTGCTATTCCAGTTCATCTAGGTCAGTTGAAGCTCACTTCTCTGAACTTATCGTTCAATCAACTAACTGGAAAAGTCCCTGCCGAGTTTGATAATATGGCATATGATAAGAGTTTCTTAAACAATTCTGGACTGTGCGCCAATACACCTGAGTTGAGCCTCGGTAATTGTTACACCAAAACTCCCCACAACAAAGTGTCGAACAACACTTTTGCCATTGTTCTTGTTTTAGCACTGATTGTTCTGCTAGCTACTATTGCTTCAAGTCTTCTTTTGGCCAGAGATCATCAAAGGAAGAAGCAGAAACAGGATATAGCTACATGGAAATTGACATCATTTCATAGACTGGATTTCACAGAGGCCAATATCTTGTCTAGTTTGACTGATCATAACATGATAGGAAGTGGAGGATCAGGAAAAGTGTATCAGATCCCCGTTGGTTCAACCGGTGAATATGTTGCTGTGAAGAGGATTTGGAGTAATCACAAACTGGATCACTCACTTGAGAAAGAGTTCTTTGCTGAGGTTGGAATATTAGGTTCAATTAGGCATTCCAACATAGTGAAGCTTTTGTGTTGCATTTCAAGTGAGAACTCCAAGCTTCTTGTTTATGAGTACATGGAGAACCAGAGTCTTGACAAATGGCTCCACGGGGATAAGAAAATCGCATCCCAGATGACCAAATCAATTCATTTTGCACTGGATTGGCCACGAAGACTGCAAATAGCCATTGGTGCTGCTCAGGGCCTATGCTACATGCACCACGACTGCTCTCCTCCTATCATTCATCGCGATGTCAAGTCCAGCAATATATTGTTGGACTCTGATTTCCAAGCAAGAATAGCAGATTTTGGATTGGCCAAGATTTTGGTCAAGGGTAGTGAGGCTAACACTATGTCTTCTATTGCCGGCTCATTTGGTTACATTGCTCCAG AATATGCTTATACAACAAAGGTGAACGAAAAGATTGATGTTTTTAGCTTCGGAGTGGTACTACTAGAAATTGTGACAGGTAAAAAGCCTAATCATGGAAGTGAAAATCACATGAACCTCGCGGAATGGGCTTGGAAGCACTATGGAGAAGGAAAATGCATTGCTGATATACTGGAAAAGGACATTAAGAAAGATTGTTACTTGGAAGAAATGAAGACAGTTTTCAAACTAGGTTTGATGTGCACTAGTATAATGCCTTCTGATAGACCTTCAATGAAGGAAGTTTTGCAGATTCTTCAACTTTCGAGCCCTCCAGAAAGTAGTGATGGTAAGAAAGGAGGAGAATTTGATGTTGCGCCGCTCCTTAGGAACTCACCAGCAGCTACTTATCTATCTAGTTACAGGAAAAGTAAGAATTTGTCCGTGGATCATGACAGTAGTTTTGTTCA